From Alienimonas californiensis, a single genomic window includes:
- the rpsB gene encoding 30S ribosomal protein S2 — protein sequence MATTLKANDFLEAGAHFGHRTANWNPKMRPYIFGKKNLIHIIDIKETVRGMLRAEKYLKDVAAANKLILFVGTKRQAAEPVREAAEACGCPYVTERWLGGTLTNFRTVRGRLDRLEELEHLRDTGELDTYSKKQQSRLMREYRKIYRNLNGMRQLERIPEVMVICDPKKEHNAVHEANLLGVKTVCLIDTDSNPDLISLPIPGNDDSIRTIRLVFNYLADAINSGKSHLPEPEKNEEDAEPKAVPSYG from the coding sequence ATGGCGACCACGCTGAAGGCCAACGACTTCCTGGAGGCCGGCGCCCACTTCGGGCACCGCACGGCCAACTGGAACCCGAAGATGCGGCCCTACATCTTCGGGAAGAAAAACCTGATTCACATTATCGACATTAAGGAGACCGTCCGGGGGATGCTCCGGGCGGAGAAGTACCTGAAAGACGTCGCCGCCGCGAACAAGCTGATCCTGTTCGTCGGCACCAAGCGGCAGGCCGCCGAGCCCGTCCGCGAAGCCGCCGAAGCCTGCGGCTGCCCCTACGTCACCGAACGCTGGCTGGGCGGCACCCTCACCAACTTCCGCACCGTCCGCGGCCGGCTGGACCGCCTCGAAGAGCTCGAGCACCTCCGCGATACCGGCGAGCTGGACACCTACTCCAAAAAGCAGCAGTCCCGCCTGATGCGGGAGTACCGCAAGATCTACCGCAACCTGAACGGTATGCGGCAGCTCGAGCGGATCCCCGAGGTCATGGTGATCTGCGACCCCAAGAAAGAGCACAACGCCGTTCACGAGGCGAACCTGCTGGGCGTTAAAACCGTCTGCCTGATCGACACCGACAGCAACCCGGACCTGATCAGCCTGCCGATCCCCGGCAACGACGACTCGATCCGCACGATCCGGCTGGTGTTCAACTACCTCGCCGACGCCATTAACTCCGGCAAGTCGCACCTGCCCGAACCGGAAAAGAACGAAGAGGACGCCGAACCCAAGGCCGTGCCGTCTTACGGCTGA
- the pyrH gene encoding UMP kinase — protein MSSSPYKRVLLKVSGETFCRRGESGIAMDQVGVLADQIKDVANAGCELAVVTGGGNILRGKQFSEVSASINPPTAHYMGMLATVINGLALRDALENVGVHVRLQSAIPMANVCEPFIKGRCERHLEKGRVVILAAGTGSPFVTTDTAAALRAREIGADAVLKATKVDGIYSEDPLKNPHAQRYETISYKEVLDKGLQVMDATAIHHCMEGNIPIVVFDYQRAGNIARVVAGEPIGTRVGA, from the coding sequence TTGTCTTCCTCCCCCTACAAACGCGTCCTGCTCAAAGTCTCCGGCGAGACGTTCTGTCGGCGGGGGGAGAGCGGCATCGCCATGGATCAGGTCGGCGTGCTCGCCGATCAGATTAAAGACGTGGCGAACGCCGGCTGCGAACTGGCCGTGGTCACCGGCGGCGGAAACATCCTGCGGGGCAAGCAGTTCAGCGAGGTCTCCGCCAGCATTAACCCGCCGACCGCCCACTATATGGGCATGCTGGCGACCGTGATTAACGGACTGGCGCTGCGGGACGCGCTGGAGAACGTCGGCGTGCACGTGCGGCTGCAAAGCGCCATCCCGATGGCGAACGTCTGCGAGCCGTTTATTAAAGGCCGCTGCGAACGGCACCTCGAAAAGGGCCGCGTGGTGATCCTCGCCGCGGGCACCGGCAGCCCGTTCGTGACCACCGACACCGCCGCCGCCCTCCGCGCCCGGGAAATCGGGGCGGACGCCGTGCTGAAGGCCACGAAGGTCGACGGAATTTATTCCGAGGACCCGCTCAAGAACCCGCACGCCCAACGGTACGAGACGATCTCCTATAAAGAGGTGCTCGACAAGGGCCTGCAGGTGATGGACGCGACCGCGATCCACCACTGCATGGAAGGGAACATCCCGATCGTGGTATTCGATTATCAGCGGGCCGGCAACATCGCCCGCGTCGTCGCCGGCGAACCGATCGGCACCCGCGTCGGCGCCTGA
- a CDS encoding SulP family inorganic anion transporter translates to MSSAPNVRPANGPLPNGKPAPPGLFDSPARNFSASVVVFLVALPLCMGIAIASGAPVSAGIITGIVGGLLVGFFAGSPLQVSGPAAGLTVIVYEIVREHGLETLGLCVLVGGLLQMVCGLAKFGVWFRAVSPAVIRGMLTGIGVLIFASQFHVLVDDAPPGGGLQNLITIPEAVQKGLPWPKMRPEEQRVVQVDLLKASGALHERQEILRERVAEHVPTGFAPVLGAEDDPDALAIAEGLAEDAEELAVTQAAIAKDLDGLRDEFDAAALGEGKRSKVRFTRLNEARAALDASLAALAAAEQPSVAAALAVRKKVDDAENSLLDFETSLKNHDVASKLGLVTVVVIILWQLMVKKVGPLKFLNVLPAALVAVVVATVAAWAWVLPVIYVEVPQSLFDEIRWPTLAVLRTADWGAVISGGLLIGAVASAESLLCAAAVDKLHTGPRSNFDQELFAQGLGNTVCGVLGALPMTGVIVRSSANVRSGATSRSSAILHGLWLLIFAALLGGLLSLIPTTALAAVLVYVGWKLIDFVAVRELWKLGKGELVVFFVTVTGIVCFDLLTGVIAGIVLAAIRLLTKFNKLEVRGELEESPEPGGSPIYHLRLRGAATFLRLPKLAEALEEIPANAQVHADLRALSYIDHACVELLGEWHVQHEQTGGSLTIDWDELHDRSRKAAIPGAVEPV, encoded by the coding sequence ATGTCCTCCGCTCCCAACGTCCGGCCCGCCAATGGCCCGCTTCCGAACGGGAAACCCGCTCCGCCGGGTCTGTTCGATTCGCCGGCGAGAAACTTCTCCGCCTCGGTGGTGGTGTTTCTGGTGGCCCTGCCGCTGTGCATGGGCATCGCCATCGCCAGCGGGGCGCCGGTCTCCGCGGGAATCATCACCGGGATCGTGGGCGGCCTGCTGGTCGGCTTTTTCGCCGGGTCCCCCCTGCAGGTGAGCGGGCCGGCGGCGGGCCTGACGGTGATCGTCTACGAGATCGTCCGCGAACACGGCCTCGAGACGCTGGGCCTGTGCGTGCTGGTGGGCGGGCTCCTGCAAATGGTCTGCGGTCTCGCGAAGTTCGGCGTCTGGTTTCGCGCCGTCAGTCCGGCGGTGATCCGGGGGATGCTGACGGGCATCGGCGTGCTGATCTTCGCCAGCCAGTTTCACGTGCTGGTGGACGACGCTCCGCCCGGCGGGGGGTTGCAGAACCTCATCACCATTCCCGAGGCGGTCCAAAAAGGCCTGCCTTGGCCGAAGATGCGGCCTGAGGAGCAGCGGGTCGTCCAGGTGGACCTGCTGAAGGCGAGCGGCGCCCTGCACGAACGCCAGGAGATTCTGCGGGAGCGCGTCGCCGAGCATGTCCCCACGGGCTTCGCCCCCGTCCTCGGCGCCGAAGACGACCCGGACGCCCTGGCGATCGCGGAGGGGCTCGCCGAGGACGCCGAGGAACTGGCCGTCACGCAGGCCGCGATCGCGAAGGACCTCGACGGTCTTCGGGACGAGTTCGACGCGGCCGCCTTGGGAGAGGGCAAACGGAGCAAAGTGCGATTCACCAGGCTGAACGAGGCGCGGGCGGCGCTCGACGCATCTCTCGCCGCGCTCGCCGCCGCCGAGCAGCCCTCCGTCGCGGCGGCCCTCGCGGTGCGGAAGAAGGTCGACGACGCGGAAAATTCGTTGTTGGACTTCGAAACCAGCCTGAAGAACCACGACGTCGCCTCCAAGCTGGGGCTGGTCACCGTCGTGGTGATCATCCTCTGGCAACTCATGGTCAAGAAGGTCGGCCCGCTGAAGTTCCTCAACGTCCTGCCGGCCGCGTTAGTGGCGGTCGTCGTGGCGACCGTGGCGGCTTGGGCGTGGGTGTTGCCGGTGATCTACGTCGAAGTGCCGCAGTCGCTGTTCGACGAGATCCGCTGGCCCACCCTGGCCGTCCTGCGGACCGCGGATTGGGGGGCGGTGATCTCCGGCGGGCTGCTGATCGGCGCCGTGGCCAGCGCCGAGTCGCTGCTGTGCGCCGCGGCGGTCGACAAACTGCACACCGGCCCGCGGTCGAACTTCGACCAGGAACTGTTCGCGCAGGGCCTCGGCAACACGGTCTGCGGCGTGCTCGGCGCCCTGCCGATGACCGGCGTGATCGTGCGGAGTTCGGCGAACGTCCGCAGCGGGGCCACCAGCCGCTCCAGCGCCATCCTGCACGGCCTCTGGCTGCTGATCTTCGCCGCCCTGCTCGGCGGCCTGCTGTCCCTGATCCCCACCACCGCGCTGGCCGCGGTGCTGGTGTACGTCGGCTGGAAGCTGATCGACTTCGTCGCCGTCCGCGAGCTCTGGAAACTGGGCAAAGGCGAGCTGGTGGTCTTCTTCGTGACGGTCACGGGCATCGTCTGCTTCGACCTGCTCACCGGGGTGATCGCGGGCATCGTGCTGGCCGCGATCCGCCTGCTGACGAAGTTCAACAAGCTGGAAGTGCGGGGCGAACTCGAGGAGTCGCCCGAGCCCGGCGGGTCGCCGATCTACCACCTCCGCCTCCGCGGCGCCGCGACCTTCCTGAGGCTGCCGAAGCTCGCCGAGGCGCTGGAGGAGATCCCCGCCAACGCCCAGGTGCACGCCGACCTCAGGGCCCTGAGCTACATCGACCACGCCTGCGTGGAGTTGCTGGGCGAGTGGCACGTCCAGCACGAACAGACCGGCGGATCGTTGACCATCGATTGGGACGAACTGCACGACCGCTCCCGCAAGGCGGCGATCCCCGGCGCCGTGGAGCCCGTCTGA
- a CDS encoding DUF1294 domain-containing protein, translated as MSESRRRSVLRHWPYLVAAGWAAAVAGGVYWERLPAWVAWTLLGLCVVAFVLHGWDKWRATRNGRRVPELVLHLFELLGGWPGALLGRHLFRHKTAKVSYRIVFWLCAAANALVLAGYLWYGDGLDNVVREDVLSGEALPGSLGE; from the coding sequence ATGTCCGAATCCCGTCGCCGGTCCGTTCTCCGTCACTGGCCGTACCTCGTCGCGGCGGGGTGGGCGGCGGCGGTGGCCGGCGGCGTGTATTGGGAGCGCCTGCCGGCGTGGGTCGCCTGGACGCTGCTGGGGCTGTGCGTCGTCGCCTTCGTCCTGCACGGCTGGGACAAATGGCGGGCGACCCGGAACGGCCGCCGCGTTCCGGAACTCGTGCTGCACCTCTTCGAACTGCTGGGGGGCTGGCCGGGGGCGCTGCTCGGCCGGCATCTCTTCCGGCATAAAACGGCGAAGGTCAGCTACCGCATCGTGTTCTGGCTGTGCGCGGCGGCGAACGCTCTCGTGCTGGCCGGGTATCTCTGGTACGGCGACGGCCTGGACAATGTGGTGCGGGAGGACGTGTTGTCCGGCGAGGCGTTGCCGGGCTCGCTCGGCGAGTGA
- a CDS encoding FAD-dependent oxidoreductase, which yields MSLAPPAPAPSVRDAPEPTVRDAPPAAPDGQERRAFPELTDDQIERCKQYGEVEELDAGTTLFRRGQTGRDFFIPLCTEVEIYDVACDGSDRVFVTHSPRQFTGELDLYSGRQTLVSARTTRAGRVLRVPRAKFRDLLSAEPDVGDVVMRAFILRRVGLIENALGAVVIAGRRNDAETLRLQRFLRRNGYPNQSYYYGEDAKAELILEKHGVGPDALPFVLCGEGEDGEPRKLTNPSNVELADCLGITEAPDCDALYDVAVVGAGPAGLAAAVYAASEGLHTVILEAEAPGGQAGTSSRIENYLGFPNGVSGQELAGRAQVQAQKFGATLSLPLKARDLECDGETNGPPYQVHVEDHPPIHARTLVLASGATYRKLPLENLPQFEGRGVYYAATAVEAAPCEGEEVIVIGGGNSAGQAAVYLAGLAQHVHLLVRGRGLADSMSDYLLKRIDANRRITLHPRTEVTALHGCREGLEEVTWTNADSGASERRPIRHVFSMIGALPNSDWLAGRLERDEKGFVKTGALVTRKAAPTGASQGDDHGCGPGGRWSLERPPSLFETSLPGVFAVGDVRADSVKRVASAVGEGSVCVQFLHLALREQTEPV from the coding sequence ATGTCCCTCGCCCCGCCCGCTCCCGCCCCGTCTGTTCGGGACGCCCCCGAGCCAACCGTTCGGGACGCGCCGCCCGCCGCGCCCGACGGGCAGGAACGGCGGGCCTTCCCGGAGCTGACCGACGACCAGATCGAACGCTGCAAGCAGTACGGCGAGGTCGAGGAGTTGGACGCCGGCACGACGCTCTTCCGCCGCGGGCAGACCGGCCGGGACTTTTTTATTCCGCTCTGCACGGAAGTGGAGATCTACGACGTCGCCTGCGACGGCTCCGACCGCGTCTTCGTCACCCACAGCCCCCGGCAGTTCACGGGGGAACTGGACCTGTATAGCGGCCGGCAGACGCTCGTCTCCGCCCGCACGACCCGCGCCGGCCGGGTGCTGCGGGTGCCCCGGGCGAAATTCCGCGACCTGCTCTCCGCGGAGCCGGACGTCGGCGACGTGGTGATGCGGGCGTTCATCCTGCGTCGCGTCGGCCTGATCGAGAACGCCCTGGGCGCCGTGGTGATCGCCGGCCGCCGCAACGACGCCGAAACCCTCCGCCTCCAGCGGTTCCTCCGCCGCAACGGCTATCCCAACCAAAGTTATTACTACGGCGAGGACGCGAAGGCGGAGTTGATACTGGAAAAGCACGGCGTCGGCCCCGACGCGCTGCCCTTCGTCCTCTGCGGCGAGGGGGAGGACGGCGAACCCCGAAAATTAACGAACCCCTCGAACGTGGAGCTGGCCGACTGCCTCGGCATCACCGAAGCTCCGGACTGCGACGCGCTCTATGACGTCGCCGTCGTCGGGGCCGGCCCGGCGGGGCTGGCGGCGGCGGTGTACGCCGCCAGCGAAGGGCTACACACCGTCATCCTCGAAGCCGAGGCCCCCGGCGGGCAGGCGGGAACCAGTTCTCGGATTGAAAACTATCTCGGCTTTCCCAACGGCGTGAGCGGGCAGGAACTCGCCGGTCGGGCCCAGGTGCAGGCCCAGAAGTTCGGCGCGACGCTCTCGCTGCCGCTCAAGGCCCGCGACCTCGAATGCGACGGCGAGACGAACGGCCCGCCTTATCAGGTCCACGTCGAGGACCACCCGCCGATCCACGCCCGCACCCTCGTGCTGGCCAGCGGGGCGACCTATCGCAAACTGCCGCTGGAGAACCTGCCCCAGTTCGAGGGCCGCGGCGTCTATTACGCCGCCACCGCCGTTGAGGCCGCCCCCTGCGAGGGGGAGGAGGTGATCGTGATCGGCGGCGGCAACAGCGCCGGGCAGGCGGCGGTGTATCTGGCGGGCCTGGCGCAGCACGTGCATCTGCTCGTCCGCGGCCGCGGCCTGGCGGACAGCATGAGCGACTACCTGCTCAAACGCATCGACGCCAACCGTAGGATCACCCTGCACCCCCGCACCGAGGTCACCGCCCTGCACGGCTGCCGCGAGGGGCTGGAAGAGGTCACCTGGACGAACGCCGACAGCGGCGCATCCGAGCGCCGGCCGATCCGGCACGTGTTCAGCATGATCGGCGCCCTCCCCAACAGCGACTGGCTGGCCGGCCGTCTGGAACGGGACGAAAAGGGGTTCGTGAAGACCGGCGCCCTCGTCACGCGGAAGGCCGCCCCGACCGGCGCGAGCCAAGGCGACGACCACGGCTGCGGCCCCGGCGGGCGCTGGTCGCTGGAGCGGCCGCCCAGCCTGTTCGAGACCAGCCTCCCCGGCGTGTTCGCCGTCGGCGACGTGCGGGCCGACAGCGTCAAGCGGGTCGCCAGCGCCGTGGGCGAGGGCAGCGTCTGCGTGCAGTTCCTGCACCTCGCCCTGCGGGAGCAGACCGAACCGGTCTGA
- the tsf gene encoding translation elongation factor Ts: MATVTAAAVKALRDRTDLPMMNCKKALVEAGGDEEKAIEILREMSGKKLAAREGNVTSEGRIFQWVADDHSSAAMVEVQCESDPVARSEGFMTLGNDLLKQLAEGPGAGTVDELLDQPSPSAGKTLRAQHEETSNKILEKIVVARVCKLSGPVAGYVHHDGKTAVLFQADGEKADSQTMRDVAMHIAALRPKVAVAEDLDAAEVQAERERLTAEAKGSGKPDNIIDKIVDGRLKAYYVENGVLNLQPFAKDDSKTVSQALGEKNLTAKGFTLWVLGQG; this comes from the coding sequence ATGGCCACCGTCACCGCCGCCGCGGTCAAAGCGCTCCGCGACCGCACCGACCTTCCGATGATGAACTGCAAGAAGGCCCTCGTGGAGGCCGGCGGTGACGAGGAGAAGGCGATCGAAATCCTGCGGGAAATGAGCGGGAAGAAGCTCGCCGCCCGCGAGGGGAACGTCACCTCCGAGGGCCGCATCTTCCAGTGGGTCGCCGACGACCACAGCTCCGCGGCGATGGTCGAGGTGCAGTGCGAAAGCGACCCCGTCGCCCGCAGCGAAGGCTTCATGACGCTGGGCAACGACCTGCTCAAGCAGCTCGCCGAGGGCCCCGGCGCCGGCACCGTCGACGAACTGCTCGACCAGCCCAGCCCCTCCGCCGGCAAAACCCTGCGGGCGCAGCACGAGGAGACCAGCAACAAGATCCTCGAGAAGATCGTCGTCGCCCGCGTCTGCAAGCTCAGCGGCCCGGTCGCCGGCTACGTGCATCACGACGGCAAGACCGCCGTGCTGTTCCAGGCCGACGGCGAGAAGGCCGACAGCCAGACGATGCGGGACGTGGCGATGCACATCGCCGCCCTGCGTCCCAAGGTGGCCGTCGCCGAGGACCTCGACGCCGCCGAGGTGCAGGCCGAGCGCGAACGCCTCACCGCGGAAGCCAAGGGCTCCGGCAAGCCGGACAACATTATCGACAAGATCGTCGACGGCCGGCTGAAGGCCTATTACGTCGAAAACGGCGTGTTGAACCTGCAGCCGTTCGCCAAGGACGACAGCAAGACCGTCAGCCAGGCGCTGGGCGAGAAGAACCTCACCGCCAAGGGCTTCACCCTCTGGGTGCTGGGCCAGGGCTGA
- the miaB gene encoding tRNA (N6-isopentenyl adenosine(37)-C2)-methylthiotransferase MiaB translates to MTDPILSAAAPPADGPAVDGPNRRLYIETVGCQMNVLDSELVVGALRKRGFEVTSDPEAADTLLFNTCSVREKAEQKIYSSLGRLKYRKRQRPGTVIGVLGCMAQKDKDLVFRKMPHVDLVVGTGQLAEVPDLIDAARENALRGSKSRLTALSLSRKGGARKEIEASFESYDPLREPTMRPTPYQAFVRVMIGCDKFCTYCVVPSTRGPEQSRAPSDIKKEVEVLAGQGVKEITLLGQTVNSYKHSGEGKTYRLSDLLYLIHGTPGIERIKFVTGYPKDLGNDLLEAIRDLKKCYHYLHVPLQSGCDDVLKVMKRGYTVAEYRDMMHRVWETVPGCSVSSDFIVGHPGETEESFEKSVDSVREFRFKNSFIFKYSPRPGTKAYERLADDIPDEVKRRRNNALLAVQNEVGEEENARKIGEQVSVLVEGPSVRQKKADQSSEDVGPAPGEAIQLTGRTRCDRIVVFDGNPRLIGSTTEVHVDDCTGTTLLGSIVTREVTHLGGLPVLV, encoded by the coding sequence ATGACCGACCCGATCCTCTCCGCCGCCGCTCCCCCCGCCGACGGGCCCGCCGTCGACGGCCCGAACCGTCGGCTGTATATCGAGACGGTCGGCTGTCAGATGAACGTGCTCGACAGCGAGCTGGTCGTCGGCGCGTTGCGCAAACGCGGGTTCGAGGTCACCTCCGATCCCGAAGCCGCCGACACCCTGCTGTTCAATACGTGCAGCGTGCGGGAGAAGGCCGAGCAGAAGATTTACTCCTCCCTCGGCCGGCTGAAGTACCGCAAGCGGCAGCGGCCCGGCACGGTGATCGGCGTGTTGGGCTGCATGGCCCAGAAGGACAAGGACCTCGTCTTTCGCAAGATGCCGCACGTCGACCTCGTCGTCGGCACCGGGCAGTTGGCCGAGGTGCCGGACCTGATCGACGCCGCCCGCGAGAACGCCCTCCGCGGCTCGAAAAGCCGGCTGACGGCCCTGTCGCTCTCCCGCAAGGGAGGCGCCCGCAAGGAGATCGAGGCGAGCTTTGAAAGCTACGACCCCCTGCGCGAACCGACGATGCGGCCCACGCCGTATCAGGCCTTCGTGCGGGTGATGATCGGCTGCGACAAGTTCTGCACCTATTGCGTGGTCCCCAGCACCCGCGGCCCGGAGCAGAGCCGCGCCCCCTCCGACATTAAAAAGGAGGTCGAGGTGCTCGCCGGACAGGGCGTCAAGGAGATCACCCTGCTGGGCCAGACCGTCAACAGCTACAAGCACTCCGGCGAGGGCAAAACCTACCGCCTCAGTGATCTGCTGTATCTGATCCACGGCACGCCCGGGATCGAACGGATTAAGTTCGTCACCGGGTATCCCAAGGATTTGGGGAACGATCTGCTGGAGGCGATTCGCGACCTGAAGAAGTGCTATCACTACCTTCACGTCCCGCTGCAAAGCGGCTGCGACGACGTGCTGAAGGTGATGAAGCGGGGTTATACGGTCGCCGAGTACCGCGACATGATGCACCGCGTCTGGGAAACGGTGCCGGGCTGTTCGGTCAGCAGCGACTTTATCGTCGGCCACCCCGGCGAGACCGAGGAGAGCTTTGAAAAGAGCGTCGACAGCGTGCGGGAGTTCCGTTTCAAGAACAGCTTCATCTTCAAGTACTCCCCCCGCCCCGGCACCAAGGCGTACGAACGCCTGGCCGACGACATCCCGGACGAGGTGAAGCGTCGGCGGAACAACGCATTGCTCGCCGTGCAGAACGAGGTCGGCGAGGAGGAGAATGCCCGCAAGATCGGCGAGCAGGTCTCCGTGCTGGTCGAGGGGCCGAGCGTCCGGCAGAAGAAGGCGGACCAGTCTTCCGAAGACGTCGGGCCGGCCCCGGGGGAGGCGATTCAGCTGACCGGCCGCACGCGCTGCGACCGGATCGTAGTGTTCGACGGCAACCCCCGGCTGATCGGCAGCACGACGGAGGTACACGTGGACGACTGCACCGGCACGACGCTGCTCGGCTCGATCGTCACCCGCGAGGTCACGCACCTCGGCGGGCTGCCGGTGCTGGTCTGA
- a CDS encoding TM2 domain-containing protein, with protein MTSEPPPYSAPPPGEPHGYYVQKHPGAEKKILAGVLGIAAGGLGVHKFVLGMTTPGIIMLAVTVGSTIASPCLFFVPLLAPVAMTVIGLIEGVIYLTKSDEEFYQTYMVEKKEWF; from the coding sequence ATGACGTCTGAACCGCCGCCCTATTCCGCCCCGCCGCCGGGCGAGCCCCACGGCTACTACGTTCAAAAACACCCGGGGGCGGAGAAGAAAATCCTTGCCGGCGTGCTGGGCATCGCGGCCGGCGGGCTGGGCGTCCATAAGTTCGTCCTCGGCATGACCACGCCGGGCATCATTATGCTCGCGGTGACGGTGGGCAGTACGATCGCGAGCCCCTGTCTGTTTTTCGTCCCGCTGCTGGCGCCGGTGGCGATGACCGTCATCGGCCTGATCGAGGGCGTGATCTACCTCACCAAGTCCGACGAAGAGTTCTACCAGACCTATATGGTCGAGAAGAAAGAATGGTTCTGA
- a CDS encoding MIP/aquaporin family protein — protein sequence MIDVPPPRPFLWCDPLWRRSVAEVVGTFALVAIGCGAAAVNAATAEATGIGAVTHPGVAIAFGVVVFCVIETVGPICGAHLNPAVTVAFALSRRLAWRDVPVYVLAQCLGATAAAFCLVALLGEPADAAVTRPNGAIGVTQIGALLVEAGLTCGLMTTVFAVATGPKEKGLLAGLSIGGVVAIEAMAFGPVCGASMNPARSLGPAVATADYGDLWLYLVGPTVGAAAAVPLYRLIRPTSVCDS from the coding sequence TTGATCGACGTCCCTCCCCCGCGCCCGTTCCTGTGGTGCGATCCGCTGTGGCGGCGGTCCGTCGCGGAGGTGGTCGGCACGTTCGCCCTGGTGGCGATCGGCTGCGGGGCCGCCGCGGTGAACGCGGCGACCGCCGAAGCCACGGGAATCGGCGCCGTCACCCACCCGGGGGTCGCCATCGCCTTTGGGGTGGTGGTCTTCTGCGTGATCGAGACCGTCGGTCCGATCTGCGGGGCGCACCTGAATCCCGCGGTGACGGTCGCCTTCGCCCTCTCCCGGCGGCTGGCCTGGCGGGACGTGCCGGTTTACGTGCTGGCCCAGTGCCTCGGGGCGACGGCGGCGGCGTTCTGCCTAGTGGCCCTGCTGGGCGAACCGGCCGACGCCGCCGTGACCCGGCCGAACGGGGCGATCGGCGTCACCCAGATCGGCGCCCTGCTGGTCGAGGCGGGGCTGACCTGCGGGCTGATGACGACGGTCTTCGCCGTCGCCACCGGCCCGAAGGAGAAAGGTCTGCTCGCGGGGCTGTCGATCGGCGGGGTGGTGGCGATCGAGGCGATGGCCTTCGGCCCGGTCTGCGGCGCGAGCATGAACCCGGCCCGCTCCCTCGGCCCGGCGGTGGCCACCGCGGACTACGGGGACCTGTGGCTGTACCTCGTCGGCCCGACGGTGGGGGCGGCGGCGGCGGTTCCGCTCTACCGGCTCATCCGGCCGACGTCCGTCTGCGACTCGTAG